In Zingiber officinale cultivar Zhangliang chromosome 6A, Zo_v1.1, whole genome shotgun sequence, a single genomic region encodes these proteins:
- the LOC121995012 gene encoding transcription repressor OFP13-like: MMEKLKSSMKDLQATHLTSVKGHIAKFVEQSYLHEAEEEEDVATAAAAIASSSGTVKRWERLFFSPHTTKSIMEEAKSKKGERSDHLLYEKSVMLSVHSTDPYRDFRASMEEMVTALELREWHSLQELLHCYLKVNQRKNHKAIVLAFMDFLLHLIVQNKEAFATEASLSPPPPPDQ, translated from the coding sequence ATGATGGAAAAGCTCAAGTCTTCCATGAAAGATCTCCAAGCTACCCACCTCACGAGTGTCAAAGGTCACATAGCCAAATTCGTGGAACAAAGCTATCTCCACGaggcagaggaggaggaggacgtcGCCACTGCCGCCGCCGCCATTGCATCTTCATCTGGAACTGTGAAGCGTTGGGAGAGATTATTCTTTTCCCCGCACACCACGAAGTCGATCATGGAGGAGGCCAAGTCGAAGAAGGGAGAGCGATCAGATCACTTGTTGTACGAGAAGAGCGTCATGCTGTCCGTGCATTCCACGGATCCTTACCGTGATTTCAGAGCCTCCATGGAGGAGATGGTGACCGCGTTGGAGCTGCGAGAGTGGCACAGTCTTCAGGAGCTCCTGCACTGCTACTTGAAGGTGAACCAGCGGAAGAACCACAAAGCCATTGTGCTAGCTTTCATGGACTTCCTGCTGCATCTCATCGTTCAGAACAAAGAAGCCTTTGCCACAGAGGCTTCTCTCtcgccaccaccaccacctgaTCAGTAA